GGCGTGCTGGCGCTCACAGGCGATGTGGTCGCAATAGGTCGCGCCGGCCGTCAGGTACATCATGTCGACAAGGTCATTGCTGACCCATTGCAGCTTGGGATCGCAGAGACGCTCATGGAGCACCTCGCGGAACAGTCCAAGGGCTGGCATATCGCGTAGGTCGGACTCGCTCTGGTGCAGCGTCCAATCAGACATCTCTTCCAGGCGGAGGCCGGCGGCGTGTGCTTCCTCCGCGATCTCGGTGCCGAGATCGACGATGAACTTGGCATGGGTTCGCCGACGACGCATCTCGCGCTCCGTCGGATTGTCCTTTAGGAACGTGGCGAAGCGTTGTAGCTCAGCTGCCCACCCAGAAGCTTCAGGCATGGGCACCGACTCGGCGTCGAGCAGGGTGTCGACCATGCCCCCCACGGCAGATATGGCGGTGACAACCCAGCGCGCGTCAGCGGGAAGGCTGGGATCGGGCTCAAACTCTGCTTCCCGTCTGGCCGAGTGCATGGCGTTCGGTTCGAGCGTGACGGCCGGCGGTTGCAGCAGGCAGACATCTTGGTAGCGCAGGGTAAGCACGCGGCGAAGTTCGAGCCTGCGAAGCGCAAGCGGGTCACGCAGCTGCCAGCCAGCGGAGAGCTGAGACATCGTGAGCGCCCGCTGGTAGCGCTCCTCGGGATCGACTTGCTTGCAGGTCTCCGAGACGTGTCCGGCCGACAGCGGCAGGATCAACTCATCGGCGAGCACCATGGCGATCAGGCGCTCGGCAGCGATCCGCTCGTCCTGGTTGGGTACCCGTTCCGGCGAGTGGATGGTCTTGCTCAGAGTGCTCCAGTGGTTCTGATCAAGGTAGATAGCCGGTCGGCCACGACGCGGTGCGAGGTCGTCAGCCGCCGGAACCTCGAGAACGATGTGATTGCCGTGAACGGTCTCCAGCCACAGACGCAGAAGGGCGGGAAAGTAGGTCGAGGACGCGATCGCACTCGACGCAAGGAACGGCGTACGACCCATCGGGGCACTTGCGATGCGGCCATCGACCAGGGCAACCCGCATGGTTCCGTCGCCGTTGACCTGCATGGCGTGCACAGCGTCGAGGGCGCCGCTGTAGTCGACCACATCGCCGCTCAATGCCGAGGCCGTCGTCACAGCTCGCCCAGCTCCTCTCGCCACCAGCGCTCCTCCTGTACCTGCCTGACGGCCATGAGGTCGGCGCGGCTGACCGGATCCTCCTTCACCTCAAGCCCCATCATCGGGAATGTCCAGAAGCTCCGCACGATCTCGATGTCGCGCGCATCGACAGGCGTCTCCACGAACTGCGCCGCCAGAACCAACGACTCGTCAATCCGGGGTAGCAGCTCCTGGTAGTGCGTGTCGTCCTTCAGCTCGAAGCCCGACCAGATGTCGGCCAGTGCGGCCAGCGTCTGCGGTGCCGTCAGCCCCGTCCGGTGCAGTGCACCGACCAACCGTGTCGAGGTGGGTGAGACGCTGAGGCTCAGACGGTCGTACACGTCAGGTGCCCACCACTCCAGGCCGTTCTCACCGTCCACCAGGTCGACGTACAGCAGGCTCTCACGACGGCTGATCAGCTCATTCCGGAAGATCCAGTCGAAGTCTC
The Acidimicrobiales bacterium genome window above contains:
- a CDS encoding AbiV family abortive infection protein, which codes for MKTRQFGRLADVPVGQRLAKLAEGLSIIHEHVVALEAAHDSLAEHVPGRAASLLGITATEEAGKFLILLDAARLDQQDRETVREQLRRAGSHLAKHIYAEAHSGSPATFGEVAGYVESMRASHYLDGPRDFDWIFRNELISRRESLLYVDLVDGENGLEWWAPDVYDRLSLSVSPTSTRLVGALHRTGLTAPQTLAALADIWSGFELKDDTHYQELLPRIDESLVLAAQFVETPVDARDIEIVRSFWTFPMMGLEVKEDPVSRADLMAVRQVQEERWWREELGEL